A genomic window from Buteo buteo chromosome 13, bButBut1.hap1.1, whole genome shotgun sequence includes:
- the CFAP52 gene encoding cilia- and flagella-associated protein 52, translating to MAGELELRAAIGFNGHIPCGLICHPDKEHILYPLGCTVVIQELDSKKQTFLHGHTNNVSCIVVSRDGMYVASGQVTFMGFKADIILWDFQTKELLARLSLHKGRIEGLAFSPNNLYLMSLGGQDDDSVVVWQVGKREAVCGSPASACRSGSATIVVCSSCRDEMFVTAGNGTIRVWELDLANRKIYPTECQTGQLRRVITCGKMADDDNYFYVGTSSGDVLKVNTNNKLMTDYGPQKEKFSSGVTALLLLKTGDLIVGTGGGIVALCKGSNYKVMKKIQVQGAVTSLTCRGQGHQIFVGTNECQIYRLNYTAFKEELITACHKEAVHDIIFPLGTSDLFATCSKNDIRVWHTPKNRELLRIVIPNMTCHAIDFMRDGKSIISAWNDGKIRAFMPETGRLMYVINHAHSLEVTAIAATSDCKRIISGGGEGQVRIWEIGERTHKLGEVLKEHTSAVSCIKIKKDDRECVTASLDGTCIIWDIVRFVRKQMILANTLFKCVCYHPEEYQILTSGTDRRIGYWEVFDGSAIRELEGSVSGSINGMDITSDGAYFVTGGDDHLVKLWDYNEGAVTHVGVGHSGNITRLKVCPGNKYIVSVSADGAILLWKYPDLH from the exons GGCATATACCCTGTGGCTTGATCTGCCACCCTGATAAGGAGCACATTCTCTATCCTCTGGGATGTACTGTGGTTATTCAAGAGCTGGACAGTAAGAAACAGACTTTCTTGCATGGTCACACCAATAATGTCTCCTGCATCGTCGTGTCCAGGGATGGGATGTACGTTGCTTCTGGACAAGTCACTTTCATGGGCTTCAAG GCAGACATCATTCTGTGGGATTTCCAGACAAAGGAGTTACTTGCTCGGCTGTCACTTCATAAGGGTAGAATTGAAGGACTAGCGTTTTCTCCAAACAACCTTTATCTCATGTCGCTGGGAGGCCAGGATGATGACAG cgTGGTTGTGTGGCAAGTTGGTAAGAGAGAGGCTGTCTGCGGGAGCCCTGCCTCAGCATGCCGATCAGGGAGTGCAACCATCGTGGtgtgctccagctgcagagaCGAGATGTTTGTTACCGCTGGAAA TGGGACCATTCGAGTATGGGAACTGGATCTAGCAAATAGGAAAATCTACCCAACTGAATGCCAGACAGGGCAACTGAGAAGAGTGATCACGTGTGGTAAG ATGGCAGATGATGATAATTATTTTTACGTTGGCACATCAAGTGGTGATGTTCTGAAAGTGAATACAAACAACAAGCTGATGACTGACTATGGGCCCCAGAAGGAGAAGTTTAGCTCA GGAgtcacagctttgcttttgctgaagaCAGGAGATTTAATAGTCGGCACCGGAGGAGGGATTGTAGCTCTCTGTAAAGGCTCAAACTACAAAGTAATGAA GAAAATTCAAGTTCAAGGTGCTGTCACTTCGCTGACATGTAGAGGTCAGGGTCACCAGATCTTTGTAGGGACAAATGAGTGCCAGATTTATCGACTTAACTACACTGCATTTAAAGAGGAGCTGATCACTGCCTGTCATAAGGAAGCCGTCCATGACATCATCTTTCCTTT GGGAACTTCTGACTTGTTTGCTACCTGCTCCAAAAATGATATTCGGGTGTGGCACACCCCAAAAAACAGGGAGCTCCTACGAATTGTCATCCCCAACATGACCTGCCATGCCATAGATTTTATGAGGGATGGCAAAAGCATCATCTCAG CTTGGAATGATGGGAAAATCCGTGCCTTCATGCCAGAGACTGGACGGTTAATGTATGTCATTAACCATGCCCATAGCTTGGAAGTGACGGCAATTGCTGCTACAAGTGACTGTAAACGAATCATTAGTGGAGGAGGTGAAGGGCAG GTGAGGATCTGGGAGATTGGTGAGAGGACTCACAAACTGGGGGAAGTTCTGAAGGAGCACACATCTGCTGTGTCCTGCATTAAGATTAAGAAGGACGACCGAGAGTGTGTCACAGCCAGCCTTGATGGAACGTGCATCATCTGGGACATTGT GCgttttgtaagaaaacaaatgattCTAGCCAACACATTGTTCAAATGTGTGTGTTACCATCCTGAAGAGTACCAGATACTCACCAGTGGAACAGACAGAAGG ATTGGATACTGGGAAGTGTTTGATGGCTCTGCAAtcagagaattggaagggtcTGTATCGGGTTCCATCAACGGGATGGACATCACATCAGATGGGGCATACTTTGTCACAG GTGGTGATGACCATCTGGTGAAACTGTGGGACTATAATGAGGGTGCAGTGACTCATGTTGGAGTGGGCCACAGTGGCAACATCACCCGTCTCAAGGTCTGCCCTGGGAACAAGTACATTGTGAGTGTGAGTGCAGATGGTGCCATCCTGCTCTGGAAATACCCAGACTTGCACTAA